A stretch of Coccidioides posadasii str. Silveira chromosome 2, complete sequence DNA encodes these proteins:
- a CDS encoding uncharacterized protein (EggNog:ENOG410PFM4~COG:G~BUSCO:10012at33183), which translates to MSQIFDDKSQYCIPFLLGRLELHRVRYASDPNPPPFFLGLNGVQGAGKTVLVTTLRSTLSAPPYNLPTIAFSLDDIYLTHESQLRLAASHPNNPLLQHRGQPSTHDISLGKQVFDSLRKGLPTKIPSYDKSAFKGQGDRLPEDRWEVVNDVENGGRKAKVVIFEGWCLGFRARLPDDIRTAWENAVQQKATGTYDGQLANVKLEDVLAVNEALKGYDAFTDQLDAFIHIDTEDTHYVYDWRQEQERTLLATKGTAMTPDQVTQFVNGYYPSYELFTPALRNGVFNPAGRALCPGNEHSALSWKGKQLRLIVDRQRRVSKAITI; encoded by the exons ATGTCGCAAATATTTGATGACAAGTCCCAGTATTGTATTCCCTTCCTGCTGGGGAGATTGGAACTCCACCGTGTCCGATATGCAAGTGACCCCAATCCGCCCCCGTTCTTTCTGGGGTTGAATGGCGTCCAGGGAGCAGGGAAGACAGTGCTG GTGACAACTCTCCGCTCCACCCTTTCCGCTCCGCCATACAACCTTCCCACCATAGCTTTCTCCCTCGATGATATTTACCTCACCCATGAAAGCCAGCTCCGTCTTGCTGCTTCTCACCCCAACAATCCTCTCCTCCAACATCGCGGTCAGCCTTCCACTCATGACATCTCGCTTGGCAAGCAAGTATTTGACTCTCTAAGGAAGGGATTGCCGACGAAAATCCCAAGCTATGATAAATCTGCTTTCAAAGGCCAGGGTGATCGACTGCCAGAAGATCGTTGGGAAGTAGTTAATGATGTTGAGAACGGCGGGCGAAAAGCGAAAGTGGTGATTTTCGAGGGTTGGTGTCTGGGGTTTCGAGCGCGGCTACCAGATGACATACGCACCGCTTGGGAAAATGCGGTTCAACAGAAAGCGACCGGTACCTATGATGGCCAATTGGCCAACGTCAAGCTAGAGGATGTGTTGGCGGTGAATGAGGCGTTGAAGGGATACGATGCGTTCACAGA CCAACTTGACGCATTCATACATAT CGACACCGAAGACACCCACTACGTCTACGATTGGCGTCAAGAGCAAGAACGCACGCTCCTAGCCACAAAAGGTACCGCCATGACCCCAGATCAAGTCACACAATTTGTCAATGGCT ACTACCCTTCCTACGAGCTTTTCACACCAGCTCTTCGAAACGGAGTATTCAACCCTGCTGGGCGTGCCTTGTGTCCTGGAAACGAACATTCTGCGCTATCATGGAAGGGAAAACAACTCCGACTCATCGTTGACCGCCAGCGGAGAGTGTCTAAAGCTATTACGATATGA
- the FOX2 gene encoding bifunctional hydroxyacyl-CoA dehydrogenase/enoyl-CoA hydratase fox2 (EggNog:ENOG410PHNB~COG:Q~BUSCO:1526at33183): MVHISAQEPHGPTSENKNLAESLIPLLLQVCLVTSVRQTIQVCMLMFLSWDTLLTRLAAKLALVGFTETLAKEGIKYNIHANVIAPIAASRMTETVMPPEVLENLKPEWVVPLVAFLVHSSCKETGSIFEAGAGHVAKLRWERAKGALLKTDDSLTPGALLAKWDQVNNFSEPSYPTGPNDFMDLLEEGMKLPSSPAAKQPDFTGKVALITGAGNGLGRAYALLFAKLGAAVVVNDLVDPEPVVQEIKQMGGKAVGSKASVEDGAAVVKPAIDAFGRIDILVNNAGILRDKAFTNMDDSLWNPIINVHLRGTYSVTKAAWPYMLKQKYGRIVNTTSTSGIYGNFGQANYAAAKLGILGFSRALALEGAKYNILVNTIAPNAGTQMTRTVMPEEVVQAFKPDQVAPIVALLCSDMVPQPATKGLYECGSGWFGRTRWQRSGGHGFPIDVELTPEAVAAMWSKITNFDDGRADHPEDGQAGFKSIMENMSNRSGGSAAKGSDENQQILDAITAAKGMKAEGTSFDYTDRDVILYNVSLGAKRTQLPLVYENDDNFQPLPTFGVVPWFNTDIPWNMGEIVANFSPMMLLHGEQYLEIKKFPIPTAAKTISYPKLIDVVDKGNAAIVVNGYITKDANTGEDLFYNESTMFIRGSGGFGGPSKPTARRPAGATAAYKPPQRKPDAVIEEKTSEDQAALYRLNGDRNPLHIDPEFSKVGGFKIPILHGLCSMGISGKHVFSKFGAFKNIKVRFAGVVLPGQTLRTEMWKEGNFVLFQTTVVETGKPAIAGAGVELVSDKASKL, from the exons ATGGTTCATATAAG TGCTCAAGAGCCGCATGGCCCTACTtcagaaaacaaaaatttgGCAGAGTCATTAATACCGCTTCTGCTGCAGGTTTGTTTGGTAACTTCGGTCAGACAAACTATTCAGGTATGTATGCTGATGTTTCTCAGTTGGGACACTCTACTAACGAGATTAGCGGCCAAATTGGCCTTGGTTGGCTTCACCGAGACTCTGGCAAAGGAGGGTATCAAATATAACATCCATGCCAACGTCATTGCCCCAATTG CTGCGAGCCGTATGACTGAAACTGTCATGCCACCGGAGGTTTTGGAAAACCTCAAGCCCGAGTGGGTTGTTCCCTTGGTCGCCTTCCTTGTCCACTCTTCTTGCAAGGAGACCGGATCCATCTTCGAGGCTGGAGCCGGCCATGTGGCCAAATTGCGTTGGGAGCGTGCCAAGGGCGCCTTGTTGAAGACAGATGATTCTCTTACCCCTGGTGCCCTTTTGGCAAAATGGGACCAAGTCAACAACTTCTCTGAACCGAGCTACCCAACTGGCCCCAACGATTTCATGGATTTGCTTGAAGAAGGAATGAAACTCCCCAGCAGCCCCGCTGCTAAGCAACCTGACTTCACTGGCAAGGTTGCCTTGATCACAGGCGCCGGAAACGG ACTCGGCCGAGCCTATGCCCTTCTCTTTGCCAAATTAGGTGCCGCGGTTGTCGTTAACGATTTGGTTGACCCAGAACCAGTTGTTCAGGAGATCAAGCAAATGGGAGGCAAAGCCGTCGGCTCCAAAGCATCAGTTGAGGACGGCGCGGCTGTCGTAAAACCAGCAATTGATGCCTTTGGCCGTATTGACATTCTCGTCAACAATGCTGGTATTCTCCGTGACAAAGCTTTTACCAACATGGATGATAGCTTGTGGAATCCCATCATTAATGTCCATCTCCGTGGCACCTACAGCGTTACTAAGGCAGCTTGGCCCTACATGTTGAAACAGAAATATGGACGAATTGTCAATACCACCAGCACCAGCGGAATCTATGGCAACTTTGGCCAAGCCAACTACGCTGCTGCC AAATTGGGCATTCTCGGTTTCTCCCGAGCTTTGGCACTTGAGGGTGCCAAATACAACATCCTCGTCAATACAATTGCGCCAAACGCTGGTACTCAGATGACGCGGACTGTTATGCCTGAAGAGGTTGTCCAAGCGTTCAAACCAGACCAAGTTGCGCCAATCGTCGCCCTTCTCTGCTCTGATATGGTGCCCCAGCCAGCTACGAAGGGCTTGTACGAATGCGGCAGCGGTTGGTTCGGTCGAACCAGATGGCAGCGATCTGGTGGTCACGGTTTCCCTATCGATGTTGAGTTGACTCCAGAAGCAGTTGCTGCTATGTGGAGCAAGATCACCAACTTTGATGACGGCCGCGCAGACCACCCAGAAGATGGCCAGGCAGGATTCAAGAGTATCATGGAGAACATGAGCAACAGGAGTGGCGGCTCAGCCGCGAAGGGCAGTGACGAAAACCAGCAGATCCTGGACGCAATTACAGCTGCCAAGGGAATGAAGGCGGAGGGAACTTCCTTCGACTACACTGATCGCGACGTGATTCTCTACAACGTCAGCCTCGGGGCTAAGCGAACTCAACTTCCTCTCGTTTATGAGAATGACGACAACTTCCAGCCTCTGCCCACCTTTGGCGTTGTTCCTTGGTTCAATACTGATATCCCGTGGAATATGGGTGAAATCGTCGCCAACTTCTCGCCCATGATGCTTCTTCACGGCGAGCAGTATTTGGAGATCAAGAAGTTCCCCATCCCAACTGCCGCCAAGACCATCTCTTATCCAAAACTCATCGATGTCGTCGATAAGGGTAACGCTGCTATCGTTGTTAACGGCTACATCACCAAAGATGCAAATACAGGAGAAGATCTCTTCTACAATGAGTCTACCATGTTCATCCGTGGAAGTGGAGGCTTTGGTGGTCCTAGCAAGCCAACTGCTCGTCGTCCTGCTGGCGCCACCGCAGCGTATAAGCCACCGCAGCGTAAGCCAGATGCTGTGATTGAAGAGAAAACCTCCGAGGACCAGGCCGCCCTCTACCGCCTCAACGGCGACCGCAACCCGCTCCACATTGATCCAGAATTCAGTAAGGTTGGTGGTTTCAAGATTCCCATTCTCCACGGTCTCTGCTCGATGGGCATCTCCGGTAAGCACGTCTTCAGCAAGTTCGGTGCTTTCAAGAACATCAAAGTTCGATTCGCCGGTGTTGTTCTTCCCGGCCAGACTCTCAGAACCGAGATGTGGAAGGAAGGAAACTTTGTCCTTTTCCAGACCACTGTGGTCGAGACTGGTAAGCCTGCCAtcgctggtgctggtgtagAGCTTGTCTCCGACAAGGCTTCAAAGCTCTAA
- a CDS encoding uncharacterized protein (EggNog:ENOG410PM7B~COG:O~TransMembrane:1 (i464-488o)~BUSCO:3074at33183) — MVFFLPFLRASKSPHSSGKGPPSSGNASTASLAPPSSVPITTASASSSSSSSAMATPASATLIEALRNNPFGTAGKSKCPATILNNEEEKEQERAELNRSLVILAELFPDVKIEVFRELLVRFDGDSRLQVCVEQLLRYRNEWVKGRWNVPTATDTDSTQTSKRVSDKGGKDSAWTKAVPEEEMFRSDHYKKAVKTALCQEFRSISRSAIDAVLAEVNYSYTRARPTLRHLSRKTWRVTLGNILSFKKSKEKDEPPLLVWQRQPNGDIGPHLKGTGSAELDGELRETFVVPLLARKKESQEDEDLRLAHELNEVEAQAADALYECSCCLSDIAFEQISMCSESSHVICFTCIQRTVHEALFGQGWGNSVNTEKSTLRCLAPLQNGACNGLLDTELVKRAILADKSGCETYQKFESRIAEESLLKSQLKLVRCPFCSYAEYDPVYHPSPPGLTWRFRRASVLPTICMIMVLLDMIPFLIVLLTAFLLLYPSTIPLIFSASVRNLCLRTRNQRFTCSNPTCGRDSCVTCHKPWQDPHICHEPLLLNLRTTVEAARTAAIKRTCPRCGLSFVKSSGCNKLTCVCGYSMCYLCRKALGPPLRQPGGNGFRPGRLRDQENLALLDAGFDGPVDLDEQSDEELPDDEEEGEGYKHFCEHFRINPGSRCTECNKCDLYMAEDEEAVAQRAGEKAEREWRYRQGLTTGPVPHHFGIVNAQLHDNRGRKSDPRTGRVFAPWEWNWKFDPKDWKARCRFWVKDVWRDERWKGEAQYLVDRIVEILIVVET; from the coding sequence AtggttttctttcttccattTCTACGTGCCTCCAAATCACCCCACTCCAGTGGGAAAGGGCCGCCTTCGTCGGGTAATGCCTCTACAGCGTCATTGGCCCCTCCATCCTCCGTCCCGATCACAACAGCATCCGCATcttcctcatcttcatcttccgcCATGGCGACACCGGCGTCGGCTACCCTTATCGAAGCCCTCCGTAACAATCCGTTCGGAACCGCCGGGAAGTCCAAGTGCCCCGCAACGATTCTCAACAACGAAGAGGAGAAGGAGCAGGAGAGAGCGGAGCTTAATAGATCACTTGTGATCCTAGCGGAGTTGTTCCCCGACGTGAAGATCGAAGTGTTTCGTGAATTACTTGTCCGCTTTGACGGAGATAGCAGGCTACAGGTCTGCGTGGAGCAGCTGCTACGGTATCGGAATGAATGGGTGAAAGGAAGATGGAATGTTCCGACGGCCACGGATACTGATTCGACACAGACTTCGAAACGAGTGTCTGATAAAGGGGGGAAAGATTCCGCTTGGACGAAGGCCGTGCCGGAAGAAGAGATGTTCAGGAGCGACCACTACAAGAAAGCTGTCAAGACGGCATTGTGCCAGGAGTTTCGCTCTATAAGTCGGAGTGCTATTGATGCGGTCCTGGCGGAAGTCAACTACTCTTATACGCGTGCCCGTCCAACGTTGAGGCATCTATCCCGCAAAACTTGGCGTGTGACTTTGGGcaatattctttctttcaagaAGAGCAAGGAGAAGGACGAGCCACCTCTACTTGTTTGGCAGCGGCAGCCAAATGGTGATATTGGTCCTCATTTGAAAGGAACTGGTTCAGCAGAGTTGGATGGAGAGCTTCGTGAAACTTTCGTCGTACCCCTACTTGCCCGGAAAAAGGAAAGCCAAGAAGACGAGGATCTCCGATTAGCACATGAGCTCAACGAAGTCGAAGCACAAGCCGCAGATGCTCTATACGAATGCAGCTGCTGCCTTTCGGATATCGCCTTTGAACAGATTTCGATGTGCTCTGAGAGCTCTCATGTGATATGCTTTACCTGCATCCAGCGAACCGTACATGAGGCACTATTTGGACAGGGCTGGGGAAACTCAGTTAATACCGAGAAGTCTACGCTTCGATGTTTGGCTCCATTGCAAAATGGTGCTTGCAATGGACTGCTGGACACAGAACTTGTGAAACGAGCTATTCTTGCGGACAAATCCGGTTGCGAAACGTATCAGAAATTCGAAAGCCGCATTGCCGAAGAATCCCTCCTGAAATCACAGCTGAAGCTTGTCCGGTGCCCTTTTTGTTCGTATGCTGAATATGATCCTGTCTACCACCCTTCGCCCCCGGGCTTGACCTGGCGTTTCCGGCGCGCAAGTGTACTACCTACTATTTGCATGATCATGGTCCTTCTCGATATGATACCCTTCCTTATTGTCCTTCTTACTgcgtttcttcttctatatCCAAGTACAATACCCCTAATTTTTAGTGCATCCGTTCGAAATCTTTGTCTAAGAACGCGCAACCAGCGGTTTACTTGCTCAAACCCAACATGCGGACGAGACAGTTGTGTTACTTGTCACAAACCCTGGCAGGACCCGCATATATGCCACGAGCCGCTTCTTCTTAATCTCAGAACAACCGTTGAAGCCGCCCGCACCGCCGCAATAAAGCGCACATGTCCGAGGTGTGGCTTATCTTTTGTCAAATCCTCCGGGTGCAATAAGCTCACCTGCGTTTGCGGATACTCAATGTGTTATCTCTGCCGCAAGGCTCTTGGTCCACCGCTCAGACAGCCGGGCGGTAATGGCTTCCGTCCTGGACGACTCCGGGATCAAGAAAACCTTGCATTGCTGGATGCAGGATTTGATGGTCCGGTCGATCTGGATGAACAGTCCGACGAAGAATTACCggacgatgaagaggaagggGAGGGGTATAAGCACTTCTGTGAGCACTTTCGTATTAATCCGGGTTCTCGTTGCACTGAATGCAACAAGTGTGATCTTTACATGGCGGAAGATGAAGAGGCCGTAGCTCAACGGGCCGGGGAGAAGGCTGAGCGTGAATGGAGATATCGACAGGGCTTGACAACCGGTCCTGTCCCGCATCATTTTGGCATTGTCAATGCCCAACTTCACGATAATAGGGGCAGAAAGTCAGACCCCCGCACCGGCCGTGTCTTTGCACCGTGGGAATGGAATTGGAAATTTGACCCTAAAGACTGGAAAGCACGATGTCGTTTCTGGGTAAAGGATGTGTGGCGTGATGAAAGGTGGAAAGGAGAGGCGCAATATCTGGTTGATAGAATTGTGGAGATTTTGATCGTTGTTGAGACCTGA
- a CDS encoding uncharacterized protein (EggNog:ENOG410PMU1~COG:U~TransMembrane:5 (o182-200i207-230o236-262i269-291o297-315i)~BUSCO:12485at33183), giving the protein MAMMPSVTSGSRTGSPFVIERDDDSTFDNDLIDADDSIEADDPLASTTDRTPLTGNISSSNNGGESSRSGGGGGITGSYLTSSIPGEDRRAPVNTIDESVWDTLSRDFMAVWEKMKQVLWPKYLLGGMLQRGGGGIAGTAERGESTGFGNGLAGVSGLVGRWPDADAVLQGGMSEGLRDWDLWGPLIFCLLLSMFLSMAASKEQKSLVFSGMFCIIWIGEAVVTLQIKLLGGNISFFQSVCLIGYTIFPLVIAALLSALGLLIIPRIPVYIVLVAWSLAAGVSILGGSGVVKNRVVLAVYPLLVFYVGIGCLCFIS; this is encoded by the exons ATGGCGATGATGCCCAGTGTCACGTCTGGGAGCCGGACGGGGAGCCCGTTCGTAATTGAGCGCGATGATGACTCGACATTTGACAACGATCTTATAGACGCTGATGACT CTATCGAAGCCGATGACCCGCTCGCCTCCACCACCGATCGAACGCCCTTAACAGGAAATATCTCCTCTTCGAACAACGGAGGCGAGTCTTCTAGATCTGGCGGCGGTGGCGGTATCACCGGCTCATATCTCACTTCGTCCATTCCCGGCGAAGACCGCCGAGCTCCCGTGAACACTATCGATGAATCTGTATGGGATACGTTATCACGCGATTTTATGGCAGTATGGGAGAAAATGAAGCAAGTCCTTTGGCCAAAGTATCTGCTCGGAGGCATGTTGCAGCGTGGAGGCGGGGGCATCGCCGGCACCGCGGAAAGAGGGGAATCCACGGGCTTTGGGAACGGACTGGCGGGGGTTAGTGGATTAGTGGGGAGATGGCCCGATGCAGATGCTGTGCTGCAGGGTGGGATGAGCGAGGGCTTGAGAGATTGGGATCTATG GGGTCCTCTAATCTTCTGCTTATTGCTGAGCATGTTTCTCTCTATGGCAGCGTCCAAGGAGCAGAAGAGCTTGGTTTTCTCGGGTATGTTCTGCATTATATGGATTGGAGAAGCAGTCGTCACCCTGCAGATCAAGTTGCTCGGTGGAAATAT CTCCTTCTTCCAATCCGTTTGCTTGATCGGATACACAATATTCCCGCTGGTAATTGCGGCGCTACTTAGTGCACTAGGTTTACTTATCATTCCCCGAATCCCGGTATATATTGTCCTAGTAGCGTGGTCGCTTGCGGCTGGCGTCAGTATTCTAGGAGGATCAGGGGTCGTGAAGAATAGAGTCGTCCTGGCTGTTTACCCACTACTTGTGTTCTATGTTGGAATCGGCTGCCTCTGTTTCATCAGCTGA
- a CDS encoding uncharacterized protein (EggNog:ENOG410PRBW~COG:U~BUSCO:7432at33183): MEPEAHGQGAELNDLLNGSQEATQDNPAQAKQRCEDELPRRDVEELSEDGSGERPVRQKLKETSIAGLSRQPSPEDQPMPSQEPTSTDDNDRGRLRRKRSYDESRDADPADAESKKEDDGGHRRKRSRDSKEENSSDQEKEAEPIENRERTPSALRAPANEANKLLSPKKKRSRDQLDKDDLKLEKNEAEKTGQAKNPADGEKPGLSATNRTEEGEPEKKRHRDDSRERDVSKDDSSKASFPNPFANTSATSPFASLDACKLAGSRSKDEAPKTQPVTSASAFASSGLAAFASSEKSPFGTIGSNASVFKSMKQAETSIQGKENVASATTATPSPLAATGASPFASFSGGFASSAFASFTSSAPQSSGRLTSFASPASTTILGGGPKTKPFGAASDGEEEEDDQGEDESRPAFEGLEEVKRDDRFFKQETETGEENEKTWYSCRGKLFQFDGKEWKERGIGTFKINVVETEESSASKRVVRSARMIMRTDAVLRVVLNSPLFKGMKVGDATGNEPTGKQIHLVGMENGKSTPYLLRTASLAAAKDAYHNIQDILLKF; the protein is encoded by the exons ATGGAGCCGGAAGCTCACGGCCAAGGTGCGGAGTTGAACG ACCTCCTGAACGGTTCCCAAGAGGCTACTCAAG ATAACCCAGCACAAG CTAAGCAGAGATGTGAAGACGAACTCCCACGTCGTGATGTAGAAGAGCTTTCAGAAG ATGGATCTGGTGAGCGGCCTGTTCGCCAAAAACTCAAGGAGACATCCATAGCCGGACTTTCGCGACAGCCATCTCCCGAGGACCAGCCGATGCCTTCCCAAGAGCCTACGTCGACAGACGATAACGACCGCGGCCGCCTTAGACGAAAGCGATCGTATGACGAATCGAGAGATGCAGATCCTGCTGATGCAGAATCAAAAAAAGAGGACGATGGCGGCCACAGGAGAAAGAGGTCAAGAGATTCGAAGGAAGAAAACTCAAGCGACCAAGAGAAGGAAGCTGAGCCAATAGAGAACCGCGAACGGACCCCATCAGCATTACGGGCGCCTGCGAACGAGGCGAATAAGCTCCTGAGCCCAAAGAAGAAGCGAAGTAGGGACCAGCTAGATAAGGACGACTTGAAACTGGAGAAGAACGAAGCCGAAAAAACGGGGCAGGCAAAAAATCCGGCTGATGGAGAAAAGCCGGGGTTGTCTGCCACTAATCGCACAGAAGAGGGCGAgccagagaagaagagacaccGTGATGACTCGCGAGAACGAGATGTCTCGAAAGACGATTCATCCAAG GCATCCTTCCCAAATCCATTTGCCAATACTTCTGCTACTTCCCCATTCGCCAGCTTGGATGCGTGTAAACTAGCCGGGTCAAGATCAAAAGACGAAGCTCCAAAAACACAACCAGTGACGTCCGCATCTGCATTTGCTTCGTCAGGATTAGCTGCTTTCGCAAGCTCAGAAAAGTCCCCTTTCGGCACCATTGGAAGCAACGCGTCCGTCTTCAAGTCCATGAAACAAGCCGAGACTAGTATCCAAGGAAAAGAGAACGTTGCATCTGCCACTACTGCCACCCCGTCGCCACTTGCCGCTACCGGGGCATCCCCATTCGCGTCATTCTCGGGAGGATTTGCTTCGAGTGCTTTTGCCAGTTTTACTTCTTCAGCGCCTCAATCTTCGGGACGGTTGACTAGTTTTGCTTCTCCTGCCAGCACGACTATTCTTGGTGGTGGCCCCAAGACTAAGCCGTTTGGTGCTGCATCGGATggcgaggaggaagaggatgatcAAGGAGAGGACGAGAGCCGCCCCGCGTTTGAGGGACTAGAGGAGGTCAAAAGGGACGACAGGTTCTTCAAACAAGAAA CGGAAACCGGAGAGGAAAATGAAAAGACATGGTACTCCTGCCGGGGGAAACTGTTCCAGTTCGATGGCAAGGAGTGGAAGGAGCGTGGTATTGGCACCTTCAAGATTAATGTTGTTGAAACCGAAGAAAGCTCCGCGTCCAAGAGAGTTGTGCGCTCTGCACGCATGATCATGCGCACCGATGCCGTGTTACGAGTTGTCCTTAATTCTCCGCTCTTCAAGGGAATGAAAGTTGGAGACGCGACCGGCAACGAACCGACGGGCAAACAGATCCACCTTGTTGGAATGGAAAATGGCaaatctactccgtatttgtTAAGG ACTGCAAGCCTTGCCGCGGCCAAAGATGCATATCATAATATACAAGATATCCTGTTGAAATTTTGA